The Chanos chanos chromosome 6, fChaCha1.1, whole genome shotgun sequence genome includes a region encoding these proteins:
- the LOC115815492 gene encoding tripartite motif-containing protein 16-like, with product MAEVSFSEYQDQFMCPVCLDLLKDPVTIPCGHSYCMGCIKGCWDQDDQKGVYSCPQCRETFTPRPALGKNTMLSEVVEKVKKTRLRDAAPPAHCYAGPGDVECGVCTGRKLKAIKSCLVCLDSYCQTHFEQHEKLFKGKRHNVTDATRKLQDQICPHHNELIKLWCRTDQQFLCYLCLVDEHRDHKTVSVAAERTERQKQLGKSQRKNQQRIQEREKEVQELRQAVESLRRSAQAAVEDSERIFTELIRSIERRCREVIELIRDQEKSELSRTEGVLERLEQEISDLRRRDTELEQLSHTEDHIHFLQSFSSLCSPPGSEDLPSITVSPHLSFEDVGKFVSQLKEQLEDFCKEEFGRVSMTNSDIIPLPEPKTREQFLQYTCDLTLDPNTAYKHLCLSEGNRVVTYSHTVWSYPDHPERFDVCYQVLYRESVSERCYWETEWSGRHGVYISVSYKDIRRKGRGRECWFGRNDQSWSLYCSPSNYSFCREQQSDTTAMIHM from the exons ATGGCAGAGGTCAGTTTTTCAGAGTATCAGGACCAGttcatgtgtccagtctgtctggatctccttaaggatcctgtgactattccctgtggacacagttactgtatgggctgtattaagggctgctgggatcaggatgatcagaagggagtctacagctgcccccagtgcagagAGACCTTCACTCCAAGACCAGCTCTGGGTAAAAACACTATGCTGTCTGAAGTGGTGGAGAAAGTGAAGAAGACGAGACTCCGAgatgctgctcctcctgctcactgttatgctggacctggagatgtggagtgtggtgtttgtactgggagaaaactcaaagccatcaagtcctgtctggtgtgtctggattcctactgtcaaactcactttgaacaacatgaaaaactgTTCAAAGGGAAGAGACACAATGTGACTGATGCCACCAGAAAACTACAAGACCAGATTTGCCCTCACCATAATGAACTGATAAAGCTGTGGTGTCGAACCGACCAACAGTTcctgtgttatctgtgtctggtggatgaacacagagaccataaaacagtgtcagtggcagcagagaggactgaaagacag aaacagttgggaaaaagtcagaggaaaaaccagcagagaatccaggagagagagaaggaggtgcaggagctgagacaggctgtggagtctctgagg cgctctgcacaggcagcagtggaggacagtgagaggatctttactgagctgatccgctccattgagagaaggtGCCGTGAGGTGATagagctgatcagagatcaggagaagagtgaattgaGTCGGACTGAAGGAGTCCTGGagcgactggagcaggagatttctgatctgaggaggagagacactgagctggagcagctttcacacacagaggatcacatccatttcctccag agtttctcatctctctgttcccctcctggatctgaagacttacccagcatcactgtcagtccacacctctcttttgaggatgtaggaaaattcgtctctcagctgaaagagcaACTGGAGGATTTCTGTAAGGAGGAGTTTGGAAGAGTTTCCA tgacaaactctgacatcattcctctccctgaacccaaaaccagagagcagTTCTTACAAT AtacctgtgatctcacactggatcccaacacagcatataaacacctctgtctgtctgaggggaacagagtggtaacatacagtcacacagtctggtcatatcctgatcatccagagagatttgatgtgTGTTATCAGGTGTTgtatagagagagtgtgtctgaacgctgttactgggagactgagtggagtgggcGTCATGGGGTTTATAtatcagtgtcatataaagacatcaggaggaaaggacggGGTCGTGAGTGTTGGTTTGGACGTAATGATCAGTCCTGGAGTTTGTACTGTTCTCCCTCTAATTATTCATTCTG